In Numida meleagris isolate 19003 breed g44 Domestic line chromosome 19, NumMel1.0, whole genome shotgun sequence, the sequence GCAATTCTTCAAGAACTTaccaaaaaaatacagtatgtaTACAACTTCTCCAGAACTATGACCATTAACAGACTTCAATTAgtaccaattaaaaaaaaaaaaaaaaaacaaagaaaccaatGGCTGAGCTAATAAGCAGGAAAACTAACAAAGATTTAAATGTTGTGGCAATTTCATTATTGCTTTGGAACAGACAGTGCTTGAGTCACATGAACGCCAGCCCCTCCTCCGATGGGGACAAACACATCGTAATACCTAGCTTGAAAAACGTCCTCCAGCAAGTCACAACACAGAGCATTTTCACACTTCCTGTTAAAAGACAGCAGTCCAAATTTGACAGAACTGTGGTGCAATAGGGCACAAGTGGCAGGAGTATAGGCATGAATGGCGGAGACACGGGAGAGTAACACGAGTCAGACTCATACTCACTACTTCTTATTCCGAGGCTTTAattcttctgctgcatttcgcagaaaaatgtagtttttcttttgtggatTATAAAATTCATGaccctaaaaaagaaaaatgatctcTATTATTAACTCTCTTCAAAGGAGACAATATCAACACTACCTTAAAACATAGGAATATGAACAtcccatttgttttgtttattaagaTTTACTCTTGAGGTCTTTCAGGTCAGATATCAGACACCATTACTGGATTATAAACAGTTTACCATACAAGTAATTACAAGAATTGGGTAGAACTACTGAAGCCCAAAGCACAACCTGAAACTTATCAAGtctacttcagaaaacaaacttaGCACCTAATCTGAAAGCTACTTTGGTACATACATACCATTGCAGCCTACCTGAGTATTTAGAGCAGAAGAATTCATCTGCCCCTGCCTAATGAAGTTATCATTCTTTGGACAGCATTCCTAAGGCTAGACACAgcacaggaaattaaaattttactctttgtgGCACGTTATAAGAGTTCATTGGTGttatttctgcattcatttaagttgaaaatacaaagaatatcATCCTCAAATTTAAGAGTGTCAGTTATAACAGGAAATTAATACTTTCCTGTTGTTGCAATTCCATTAAAATTCAGCTGTATCTCAACTGTCCCCTTCATAAACTATTAAGAACTGATCCTTCAccttattgtttttttattctcttgcaCCTAGATGAATTCTTGCTGAGTCAAGTCCGGAATACATATAGATAAGTGAGTGCCACCAGCAAGCTGCACTTGGTTCTGGAAATACAGTACATCCCATTGAAACACTGCTTTAAGTTTATAACCACAGTGACAGcttattagaaagaaaaaataatcacctTCATGAGAAGCAGAGATTTCAAAGATTAGTGAGAACCTGTGTGTGTGCAATATGCACCACGACCACTTCCACAGCAGAACAGGCGTGAGCAACCCGTGTGATCTCTGAACCACGTCCCTTACGTTTTGTTCATCCACATTTGCAAAATAGCAGTGCTTAGCTTCGGTTGGGTGAGATTGCTAAAAACCATACCAAAGAACACACAGCTCCAATGGTAGAATTCACCACTTTTCTGCCTAGAAGGACCACTGTAAATTTTCTTGCGTGCCTATGAAGCTAGAAAACCTCTATCACTGCTTACAAAGAACAGTGCAGGCCTCCTGTGACAGGACAGCAGTCTCAGTCATGGAGCACAAGTGTGAACGTGGGTTTAAACCTCTCTTACCTTTGACCAGTCATAACTGGAAGCATATGCGAATATATTGCCATTATGGTTGAAACAACAAGCAGATATTGGTTGGTCAAGTTGTTCTGATGTTTTTAGCTTTGTTCGTGCATCTTTATCCCAAAAGCTGAATCTCCCATCAGATCCCACTGTTGCAAGAGTACCATGGACAGGATGAAATGCTATTCCATTTACCTGCAGAATCACACAAAATACGATGTAAGACAGCACACTGATACACAGACAACAGGAGCAAAACACATGCTGAATCCTGGGAGTAAATACATGAGAAAGGCTTCTTGCAACTAGAGAtacctcttatttttttaaagcgtTTTTCCAGATATATTCTTGAAACTAGACACTGCAACAACATAGCAAGCATCTTTACTGTAGTACCTAAATATTAAATGGATAATGCCATAACACAGTATTCTAAGCATTGGCTCAAAATCTGCAATAACAGCAAGATTAACAAGTTTCACCTCCACCAAAAGATGGAAATGAATAGTTAAGctgacttttgttttaaagaaagcgcaaaaaaatgtttctcctcAATGCATGACAATAACTGCACTTTAAGCACAGTCTAACACAACTTCTACCTCAAGTGGAAGGAGAATAAATAATTCATAGCAGGCTTTACATTAAGCATTTATGTTTCCCTACACAAATGATCTGGTGATATAAGCTCAATACTTACAGCATAGATATCCTGAGGTGCCGATGTGTTTGTTCCATTGGAGCGATGAcatttgaaagtgaaattatcttttgcactgaaaaaaaaacaacccacctCTTTTTATGTTCTTCATTGTAAACTGAGCAATAAATTAAGAATGATTTAATAAGAAATACTCACGGATTTGGAGGGTTGATATAATGAATAGCTACTCTTCCTTCAATACTTCCAAGGGCAAATCCAGTAGGTTTGTTcactttgtctttaaaaatagcaaCGCAGCGATGCTAAATTTGAGAAAGATACAGAGTATTTCATATAGAAACTTGAGGGTCAgattttctgaatgctgttaTGCATAGGGACACAGAACGCTCCATACCACGatgcaaagcaaagcacaaacacagaaaagatcaAATTGGGTCAAATTCTATCGATAATTTGGGCcatattatttacatttgtaaACTCTTATCAAGATCAGCAATAGAAATTTAGTTAGATCAGCAATCTAAATTCTCCAGGATGCAGGAGgtggcattttgttttaatatactGTCATAATAAAGGCCAAAGTAGGACACATGCCATACCAAAGCACTCCATCTTTgaaatcatttgcttttttatcaAGGATAGAAAGTACATAATTTCAACAATCTGTACAAATGCACTCGTATCGAATATAACTAATTACCTGGTGTTTAAGAGGTGATTCTATTCTTCTAAATTCAGATGGTTGGTTCTCTAACTGATAAACTATCAAACCCCTTTCTGCAGTGGCCACAGCAGCCATAGGATGAACCTAGATGAGGTTATAAAATAGGTTGGACGAGAAGCAGTTGTGTTCATAGCATGACAGAGAACTCTActtattatttcaaagaaatccCTGAAGAATTTAACAGCATCACCCTTCTTTCCGGGGAGGTGGGAAGAAAGGAGTTTACCTGTAGGCAGATCTCCCAATAAAACAAATCAGTTCTCCCCTGCCACTGAGAGCCATACCAAAACCCCCTCATTGTTACGTGACCCTTCCAATGTGAATTCCAACAGCTTCATCCGCAAATAAAGGAAGGCCAATCCTACTGTTGATTTGTCTTTGGGATGTTAAACACACACTAAGCCCACTTTGTATGATGCAAATATCTGTTTTCCAGAGGTTTGATCAAGAACATCAACATAAGCGTTATCACTAAGACCACTCAGAGATCAACTGCTAACAATCAGGACTCGGTGTGAACCTACAAAAGCCCCAAAGGCTGCCACTCTGCTCTCCTCCTAGCCAGCCAGCTGACACTGGTTTATTACACATCATGGCTTACCACATCTGCACAGTAACATctctcagggagctgcagcgTCATCATAGGTGTTGGTGAACGGGTATCCCAGaactgacagaaagaaaacaaagcaaacattgGCTCAAAGCTGAGCGAGTAGTACCAAGCTGTTTCACTCTTGTTATAGTCAGACACTGCAACTCTCTACAAAATGAGGTTCCTTcattaatatgtttttatatcagcgtgtttaagaaaatattttcactcgGATAAATACTGTCATAAACAGATTATTAGCACGCTCTGTGCCTGCCTGTCTGGGTAAAACTCCTACCTTCAAAGTTTTGTCCCAGCTTCCTGTCATCACACAGCTGTAATTTGGTGCTTTAATCCAATGGATAGTCTTCACAGGAGCGTcatgctgaagaagaaaatgaagagagaaaacacGTACTTAGGGCAGCAACCCAGGTTTCTTCCTTATGCTCCTcgtatttttgtatatattcaCACTTTCTAAATCATTCGAGAAGATCTCTCTCATATTAGTACCTACTTTGGAAGCACTAAACATTAGCATACTTAGCTAGTAAAGGTAgcctttaataaaaatagaaaagagaaaaaattcacAATAGCTTGGGACTTACTTGTGCAATCTGAATAGCCTGATTACTGTTGAGATCCCACATTTTGGCAGTTTTATCGCAGGAAGCAGTAAATACTTTGCTTCCATcctgaaaaacaagataaagCCCAAGAGATAAAATATCTGCATCAGAAAATTGTCAAGTCTTACTCTCTTCCAGTAACATAACAGCAATGCAACACATACAGGCATTGCAAGACgaacaggagaaacaaaaagaaaaaaagaaataaaatggaaatttctttaCGACTCTATGTAACAGTGGCACACTTAATGATGCCACTTTCAACTTCAAAACATGCACTTCACCATGCCTGCCAATTACTGCTTCTTCACACCTATATACAAGTAACAAAGATAAGGCTGCAAAACAGGGTGACTACTTGCTATACAATAATCATGGGATGCACCTACATACGACACTTGTGTTTCCAGAAAATACATGCTAATTTATTTAGGCTTATAATTAAATGccattgcttatttttaaactgaaacataCATCACTCCAGCAGCCATCTAGTACAGGCCCTGTGTGCATCTGCTGAGCCTTTGGAATCGTCTGTCCATTATCTTGAACTTCCCAGCAGCGAACCTGGAACAGGAGACACACATGCAGATGTAACATACAGATGCAACACTAGAAGTTAAAAGACTTCTCATCTTGAAGATCCCAGCCTTACTTTATCCAATGAAACATATGACTACAAACACTGAGCTCTTTTTCAGAACTATCAAGACCTTATTTCCTCTGGCTATGTTCCCTTTGCCCAAACAGCCATCAACACCCAGCCCCACAACTCCAATTCCCCTTCCAAAGTGCCTCGCATAACACTCACAGTGTTCTCCCACTGAGTGCCTAACTGTCAGCTAGGAACAAGCTGCTGCAGGCCACCAGACCAAGCAGAACGGTTAAAACCTGCACTCGCATTTCAGTCCTACCCTCCCTGCTTGTGTTGGTTGGTAACACACACTTCAATCCCAACAGAAATTTCAGTAAAGCTGTAAGAGGCTCATTTCTTTGAGACGAACCTCTCAAACCAGCTGAGATTTATCTGCATTGATGGTTCTTCCACTGGGCAATGTTAGTCTAATCATACAAGAAAATGAAtctaaaaaaatcaaaataataaaatccccaaagaaaaaacattgatTACACATTCTGAGCTGAAACTTAAAAGCCATACGCAGAGAAATGACTAAAATGAGCCCACAACTCAATCTATCTCCCAGCTGAAGCCGTCATGTCAAAGTTCTTAGTGCCACGGTGTTAAGACATGCGAAGAGGAAGAATTTCAGTTCCATCACATAAGCTTTAAGGACCACATTTTGCACGTTAGGCACGGATGCTTTCACTTTATTCATCTGTAGGCCCGACTGTGGGTACTCACATCATTTGCCCATGATCCTGCAATAAGGAAATTGCCCGGCAGCGTTGGCGGACTGAACGCTAAACAAGATATGCTGTCATCGGGCGGAGATGTCACTTCAATATCCTATAAGAAAACAAGAGACCCCATAAAATTAGCCACATTTGAGAACTGTGACGCTGAAACCTTCACCTCCGTGGGGTGAGTGAAGGTGCACCGCTGTGACACATGAACACAGCAGAACGGGCAGGGCTCCCCGCGGGGCTCACACACTCGCCTTCATTGGGTTGTGGTTATCCGCAGTCGTGCTGCCGAACATGCTGGTACCGCCGGTACCGAACCCGGAGGTGGACCCAAACAGACTCATCCTTGCTCTGTGGACAAGAAAGCGGCCCAGTGAGAACGGCACGGCCCCGCGCTTCGCACCGCAGCCCTAGGCCCAGCACGCCGTGCAGCCGGCGGGGGCACCCAGGGTACAACGAAGTACGACATCCCAAGAAACCCCGCTATCTTCCCGGCAGGGCCCCGAGCCGACGGGAGCCGATCCCCGGCCCCCAGtccccagcccggccccgctccccgcacGGCCCCAGCCGCTCCGAGCCTACGGGCCGGCCGACGAGGAGGGCAGGCGGGGCAGCGCCATGCCGCGGGCTCCGCTCCGCTGCCGGCAGCGCGGGGGACGGGGCCAGCGCGGGGCGCGACCGTTCGAGAACCCGCCGGAACCGGCCGAGGGCGGGACGACGCGAGGCCGTGCGAGGGCTCCGGGCAC encodes:
- the RAE1 gene encoding mRNA export factor isoform X2 — translated: MRASELPAHPQNATDGAHPASRTAPRPRCQCACAVTAPLLAAPAQRGAACPVRSAQRRVASRVLSAARARMSLFGSTSGFGTGGTSMFGSTTADNHNPMKDIEVTSPPDDSISCLAFSPPTLPGNFLIAGSWANDVRCWEVQDNGQTIPKAQQMHTGPVLDGCWSDDGSKVFTASCDKTAKMWDLNSNQAIQIAQHDAPVKTIHWIKAPNYSCVMTGSWDKTLKFWDTRSPTPMMTLQLPERCYCADVVHPMAAVATAERGLIVYQLENQPSEFRRIESPLKHQHRCVAIFKDKVNKPTGFALGSIEGRVAIHYINPPNPAKDNFTFKCHRSNGTNTSAPQDIYAVNGIAFHPVHGTLATVGSDGRFSFWDKDARTKLKTSEQLDQPISACCFNHNGNIFAYASSYDWSKGHEFYNPQKKNYIFLRNAAEELKPRNKK
- the RAE1 gene encoding mRNA export factor isoform X1, with amino-acid sequence MRASELPAHPQNATDGAHPASRTAPRPRCQCACAVTAPLLAAPAQRGAACPVRSAQRRVASRVLSAARARMSLFGSTSGFGTGGTSMFGSTTADNHNPMKDIEVTSPPDDSISCLAFSPPTLPGNFLIAGSWANDVRCWEVQDNGQTIPKAQQMHTGPVLDGCWSDDGSKVFTASCDKTAKMWDLNSNQAIQIAQHDAPVKTIHWIKAPNYSCVMTGSWDKTLKFWDTRSPTPMMTLQLPERCYCADVVHPMAAVATAERGLIVYQLENQPSEFRRIESPLKHQHRCVAIFKDKVNKPTGFALGSIEGRVAIHYINPPNPAKDNFTFKCHRSNGTNTSAPQDIYAVNGIAFHPVHGTLATVGSDGRFSFWDKDARTKLKTSEQLDQPISACCFNHNGNIFAYASSYDWSKGHEFYNPQKKNYIFLRNAAEELKPRNKK
- the RAE1 gene encoding mRNA export factor isoform X3, producing the protein MALPRLPSSSAGPARMSLFGSTSGFGTGGTSMFGSTTADNHNPMKDIEVTSPPDDSISCLAFSPPTLPGNFLIAGSWANDVRCWEVQDNGQTIPKAQQMHTGPVLDGCWSDDGSKVFTASCDKTAKMWDLNSNQAIQIAQHDAPVKTIHWIKAPNYSCVMTGSWDKTLKFWDTRSPTPMMTLQLPERCYCADVVHPMAAVATAERGLIVYQLENQPSEFRRIESPLKHQHRCVAIFKDKVNKPTGFALGSIEGRVAIHYINPPNPAKDNFTFKCHRSNGTNTSAPQDIYAVNGIAFHPVHGTLATVGSDGRFSFWDKDARTKLKTSEQLDQPISACCFNHNGNIFAYASSYDWSKGHEFYNPQKKNYIFLRNAAEELKPRNKK